From Rhodothermales bacterium, one genomic window encodes:
- a CDS encoding choice-of-anchor B family protein, which produces MKRITCLLFVCAVLGLVGQAGAQEVHKGNREAAAGLQNAGKSGSQGRIACTDGRSDGYPCNNVDLVAYMTFPDLVGTLSPTTNEANDIWGWTDPETGVEYVLLGLEHGTAFVDISNPEAPFTVGFLPSTNVQRGETRGITPQPFYSTWRDIKVYQNYAFVVADASNTHGMQVFDLTQLRSVSTPPVTFSNSAFYDGIGSAHNIVINEESGYAFAVGVNASGETCGGGLHMIDIRNPLQPTFAGCFTDTTSRYSGVGIGYTHDAQCVIYHGPDTDHTGREICFGANETAISVADVTDKADPVSLSRISYPGAKYVHQGWLTEDHRYFFQDDELDEFNQLTNFTRTMIWDMTDLDDPVFLTDFFSSQASIDHNQYVRGHFLYQTNYSSGLRIFDIREIENPVEVGFFDTRPTDGGVNFNGTWSNYPYFESGIIALSSIDEGLYLVKPTGIAVDTATEQPGKLSGFQLSTPYPNPFGESTRMALTLDESAPVTIEVFDLLGRQVATLYQGVAPAGSPVSVGFDAGNLPDGNYLIRARSGERTASRIVTIHR; this is translated from the coding sequence ATGAAACGAATTACTTGCCTGCTGTTCGTCTGCGCCGTCCTCGGCCTGGTCGGACAGGCCGGGGCGCAAGAAGTGCACAAAGGAAATCGGGAGGCCGCGGCCGGACTGCAAAACGCCGGCAAATCGGGCAGTCAGGGACGCATTGCCTGTACGGATGGCCGCTCGGATGGGTATCCCTGCAACAATGTAGATCTCGTGGCCTACATGACGTTCCCCGACCTCGTGGGTACGCTCAGTCCCACGACCAATGAGGCCAACGATATCTGGGGATGGACCGACCCGGAGACCGGCGTCGAATATGTGTTGCTCGGGCTCGAGCACGGAACCGCCTTCGTCGACATCAGCAATCCGGAAGCCCCGTTCACGGTCGGCTTCCTGCCCTCGACCAACGTCCAGCGCGGAGAAACGCGCGGCATCACGCCCCAGCCATTTTACTCAACCTGGCGCGATATCAAGGTCTATCAAAACTACGCCTTCGTCGTGGCCGACGCGTCCAATACACACGGCATGCAGGTGTTCGACCTCACCCAGCTCCGTTCGGTCTCGACGCCGCCCGTTACGTTTTCCAATTCGGCGTTTTATGACGGAATCGGGAGCGCACACAACATCGTGATCAACGAAGAGAGTGGATATGCCTTCGCGGTCGGCGTCAACGCGAGCGGGGAAACGTGCGGCGGCGGCCTGCATATGATCGATATTCGCAATCCCCTACAGCCCACGTTCGCCGGCTGCTTTACGGATACGACCTCGCGCTATTCAGGCGTCGGCATCGGCTACACGCATGACGCACAGTGCGTGATCTACCATGGTCCGGACACCGACCATACGGGCCGCGAAATCTGTTTTGGCGCCAACGAGACGGCGATAAGCGTCGCAGATGTGACGGACAAGGCTGATCCGGTCTCTCTGAGCCGGATCTCGTACCCGGGGGCCAAATACGTGCATCAGGGGTGGCTGACCGAAGACCACCGGTATTTCTTCCAGGATGACGAACTGGATGAGTTCAATCAGCTGACCAACTTCACCCGGACGATGATCTGGGACATGACGGATCTGGACGATCCGGTCTTCCTCACCGACTTCTTTTCCTCACAGGCCTCGATCGACCACAACCAGTATGTCCGGGGCCACTTCCTGTATCAGACCAATTATTCGAGCGGGCTCCGGATCTTCGATATCAGGGAGATCGAGAACCCTGTCGAGGTGGGCTTTTTCGATACGCGCCCCACGGACGGCGGCGTGAACTTCAACGGCACCTGGAGTAATTATCCGTATTTCGAGAGCGGCATCATCGCGCTGTCCAGCATCGATGAGGGACTTTATCTCGTGAAGCCCACCGGCATCGCGGTCGATACCGCCACGGAACAGCCGGGCAAGCTCTCCGGCTTCCAGCTGTCCACCCCGTACCCCAACCCCTTCGGCGAATCGACCAGGATGGCGCTGACGCTCGACGAGAGCGCGCCGGTGACGATCGAGGTGTTCGACCTGCTCGGTCGCCAGGTGGCGACGCTCTACCAGGGCGTCGCGCCGGCCGGCTCACCGGTTTCGGTCGGATTCGACGCCGGAAATTTGCCCGACGGCAACTACCTGATTCGCGCCCGCAGCGGCGAACGAACCGCGAGCCGGATCGTCACGATACACCGCTGA